A window from Centropristis striata isolate RG_2023a ecotype Rhode Island chromosome 2, C.striata_1.0, whole genome shotgun sequence encodes these proteins:
- the taldo1 gene encoding transaldolase produces the protein MSSESPDKRRKMESALNQLKKYTVVVADTGDFNAIDEYKPQDATTNPSLILAAAKMPAYQHLLDQAIKFGIAKGGSEDEQVANTMDKLFVSFGLEILKKVPGRVSTEVDARLSFDKDEMVAKALRLIALYEEAGISKERVLIKLSSTWEGIQAGRELEEKHGVHCNMTLLFSFAQAVACAEANVTLISPFVGRIFDWYKENTDRKSYEPHEDPGVLSVTKIYNYYKKFGYSTVVMGASFRNTGQVKALAGCDLLTISPGLLAELSEDHSTIKELLKVENAKACDLEKIHLDEKDFRWQHNEDRMAVEKLSDGIRKFAADAIKLETMIKEKMLNVKNGQ, from the exons ATGTCCTCAGAGTCACCAGACAAACGGCGAAAGATGGAGTCAGCGCTCAACCAGCTGAAGAAATACACCGTGGTGGTGGCAGACACCGGAGACTTTAACG CCATTGACGAGTACAAGCCTCAGGATGCCACCACGAACCCATCTCTTATTCTGGCTGCTGCCAAGATGCCGGCCTACCAGCACTTGTTGGATCAGGCCATTAAATTCGGCATCGCCAAAGGAGG aTCTGAAGACGAGCAGGTGGCCAACACCATGGATAAGCTGTTTGTGAGTTTTGGGCTAGAGATCCTGAAGAAGGTCCCAGGCCGAGTCTCTACTGAGGTTGATGCCAG ACTCTCTTTCGATAAAGATGAAATGGTTGCCAAGGCCCTGAGGCTCATCGCTCTGTATGAGGAGGCCGGCATCAGCAAGGAGCGAGTGCTTATCAAGCTGTCATCCACATGGGAGGGAATCCAGGCTGGCAG GGAGCTCGAGGAGAAGCACGGTGTCCACTGCAACATGACCCTGCTGTTCTCTTTTGCTCAGGCTGTGGCTTGTGCAGAAGCAAATGTCACGCTCATATCCCCCTTCGTTGGACGCATCTTCGACTGGTACAAGGAGAACACAGACCGCAAAAGCTACGAGCCGCATGAAGACCCAG GTGTGTTGAGTGTGACCAAGATTTACAACTACTACAAGAAGTTTGGCTACAGCACCGTGGTGATGGGCGCCTCCTTCAGGAACACGGGGCAGGTGAAGGCGCTGGCGGGCTGTGACCTGCTCACCATCTCCCCTGGGCTGCTGGCTGAGCTCAGCGAGGACCACAGCACCATCAAGGAGCTGCTCAAAGTGGAGAACG ccaaggCCTGTGATCTGGAGAAGATCCACCTGGACGAGAAGGATTTCCGCTGGCAGCACAACGAGGACCGCATGGCCGTGGAGAAACTGTCTGACGGCATCCGCAAGTTCGCTGCTGATGCCATCAAGCTGGAGACCATGATCAAA gAGAAAATGCTCAATGTGAAAAATGGGCAATAA